A single window of Nasonia vitripennis strain AsymCx chromosome 4, Nvit_psr_1.1, whole genome shotgun sequence DNA harbors:
- the LOC100121689 gene encoding centromere-associated protein E isoform X7, with amino-acid sequence MDNEEKRRSRALEAGREMLEAYKLKHSNRRFSKSLEQASDEESFRNEAENQSIDLRSVSNNESILSRDITYSSVSMSEGEGDGDLEGLAGRVTELEELLQGKEAVVEALHAEIDHLRADASSPTSSHSQNSNNPYKDVIVTYRAKLQEFDRALNQRDNLIEDLTTSLQQALASRDALLAQISVLNSTQLGNPDRENICDEKISALENVLSIQKELVTQLSSQLEQAEQNVKRLEHEKEVQNTELVDYKDQIENLNKKIQSGSTEIDNSISDAQQVQKQYEKIKKDMEAVINGFKAETSANNAKHASEIKELSLRHEAELQKLRDENHNLETHHAKEMSVFQTQLTNYKRTIESLKLDLVTRKETHAKDKELLTEQIKLHKLQLDEMTTKYIATTSVLDSKESIERSLEQALNDAATLRTENESLKFKLDDLSSRYSAAQSLIENNQVHERTLSNKIFTLEKSLSRLSGISFAELDQTAYQTLDEMSLQYQITKQKLEEKAVMEKELVQKIQDLQDLVSKTRTELESANLAKESYEKQIKDMKNTCDRLKSEMNSTLEHQQQRFSADSLEVTRMPSCEFEQEILELKKTIEKRDEETAEYIKKLEELGGINQRLVEESQKLKNGLATAYAQCAVFEEKLDQTLGFGESKLDDTSALMDQTASSNGSTFDLEEVLHKQSNYNKVLLKLDSCRKQLEDFERERAQMLHKLEELTKEKEDILKEKEELLVDAKEKEEQHREEIKILKMEATAESKKFRHLLSNFEEGNEGLKQLKIEMEEKHAKEMEELRTYFEQKCLQMEKQYSEEVFSQQSKKMSDNDSEIEELNEDLYVGSGPVELSGGGDALGVLEKEIKSDSFSDFKDKKQNNVSEEKIAQIAAEYEEKLENLRKQLQEVKEKSGRTILLKAVNQFCQTEQSSTAAVQESCNELNKLRADYNRQLEEQVGLARIDIINALQEQIEALITVESESDENWPTELLELRNKFTSNTKREIQALRERHVQEIKCLREESNKIINGLHDEIKIIKAETRESLQSNLIKERDILHKTCATLKGLVSQLIGYFADCEEELNNTIISEVLKKQSTPRMDSRSVFECEQSAAKIKRVHFAPKSNEIASIVGSDTDLHDLINSEKDVMKILKNELEASLQRLRADSAKILNTSFSDSESWSTGLGDSPRDKLIEVEKLLAAFQEENEHLKVKVIELQQRVIMAENKKEVISEGYGEQDESVLEEVEEDFSQLQDRAKYVVMNGCNDTVYLLQLIDELCRHADKSIDDIKREKEDLQHQVSLVPTPTPNIHKVRKVKIEAADKQLRSTRKFQEEQAVEREAEREEATKQIKQLQERLRELEREKDRDYREYCIDSAESALSPASSSAGSSTLRQIDESEIDVSVETLKMQMHDLETKKLKTESELEAAVEKIWELREVIRELEQQVTARVNREDVLSGKIKQLEEVVVAQTKNQEELVQELEVLKSGNDNNQLSDHIGHLQEELRKHQLSSEQLTANSSALKQLRLEIRELQSQLDRKTRELESMHVCGSSLSLSQPSEDVSIREQIDAARCPTPDDPTSPPILPLDHVLKLKETLLKHFRAEDVALKRLKDLDIQLSSLQRQNEELLAEQEILQQTTSEQLFQIETLRARLEQQKQNAPFAQRQATSRLETQLYEINDRLEITERALNDKDIELAEVKDQLERVSRLLAEKETEIANVVQSENDVLQKLKNKLEILEEENHMMQAKLNNQEKTQTNMPQLIDTMLTDKNNEIDHLREQLMQREKQLEVYFSIDEAQLRELLRHNEHQKNSARTLSDILSINSECEEVEAIREAPNYTRQNVSNFKIPNSIIHSSGASKRDVVDFSQGIVDTPKVPMLELDSHSQCSDAIGSNNEISKDMDNLQMHPHEQVSLARVSPTPDTDAENQNESTASEDHDGFVCPRHGKVNNSTRNVEETVLNETITVQRIQELEAHLHEIKEELGAKSVALNQRDAELLEIQSHLEQLQENIESLNEDRLYYKSEYEKTKESELKIQRDLEEVENTLKKKTEELEDFKEKIQVNEKILTEEAKRCKRSEATLQEKLKEITNLKEIISEKDITIETLQARNTEIDNENKELYEYRRKLESYQQEITECQNEIQRLSEGLNSRDQMIRRLEEMARRSSLSGGSSPSEKDQEIFHLQEYLKEKDKVIRQMSDDSKSLHRALETIQSKMKESGNVVELRRKLKDERRSNVELTEEIAKLRTEVEMLSSSRRAEEDNDIAEMVQRELNLSARLDQQLLNVIDSEPEDRMKRMKCNDLKQANKEIDELNRFKDDLEIEREMLRSQIAEYENRIMQLKGDAEEESLRIAKMEEELARERHLVRSLQLQLQREKNSAEENKVRDTELISLLRIKLDEALEVRDRLLMEQKSHEVMNTLKDQNRKDIPDFGTEFVDFEKQRLELAKKLEAEQHKYAEAQEIIKKLESEKDRIQKQYELAEAEIEKLTSSLDLADCVKDQMKSDLRKAREELKAKNKECDWQKSILKTMSEADSKRNQQRTSDHSELKNLRRELKNAQEVINDFEADMKTLKEQLSESAEREAQLSRCIETLTDKETELTEQLSAAKAEDKKLRDIIADQQNELQLYLRREIELSEELKRERLSPNKNNSPSKVLQRVKDLNSTIERLSQEKVHLYEKISHLREENERYLDQIRFLETQLSLKNKGYSNAVSRNDTEEKLQHFYGKYLRSDSRRKALIYQKHYLVCIIAGYQLLEENTFAFLAQLTQTQRTYARRGMHRHHARVRFRSAVLVVISLQRMKWLILRWRTGRRVGANVVLGNIERPAITQPIRHRSAGAMTGHSPPVKERATTKICFQWN; translated from the exons ATGGACAACGAGGAGAAGCGGAGGAGTCGCGCCTTGGAGGCTGGCAGGGAAATG ttGGAGGcttataaattaaaacattCCAACAGAAGATTTAGTAAAAGTCTTGAACAGGCTTCAGATGAGGAATCTTTCCGCAATGAAGCAGAAAATCAATCTATTGATTTGAGAAGTGTCAGC AATAATGAAAGTATATTATCAAGAGACATAACATACAGTAGTGTAAGCATGAGTGAAGGTGAAGGTGATGGCGACTTAGAGGGGTTGGCTGGAAGAGTTACTGAGTTGGAGGAATTACTTCAAGGAAAAGAAGCTGTAGTGGAAGCTCTACATGCTGAAATTGACCACCTCAGAGCTGATGCATCTTCTCCAACGTCATCACACAGTCAAAATAGTAACAATCCTTACAAAGACGTCATAGTAACCTATCGTGCAaaa CTTCAAGAATTTGATAGAGCCTTAAATCAACGAGATAATTTAATTGAAGATCTTACAACCTCGTTACAACAGGCTTTAGCCTCAAGAGATGCTTTACTCGCACAAATAAGTGTATTAAATTCAACACAACTAGGAAATCCTGATAGGGAAAACATTTGTGATGAAAAG ATTTCTGCATTAGAAAATGTCTTGAGCATTCAAAAAGAATTGGTTACTCAACTTTCTTCCCAACTCGAGCAGGCCGAACAGAATGTTAAGAGATTGGAGCATGAAAAAGAAGTCCAAAATACAGAATTGGTTGATTACAAAGAtcaaatagaaaatttaaacaaaaagattcAATCAGGTTCTACAGAAATTGACAACAGTATCTCTGATGCACAGCAAGTACAAAAAcagtatgaaaaaattaaaaaagatatGGAAGCAGTAATTAATGGATTCAAGGCTGAGACTAGTGCTAATAATGCTAAGCATGCAAGTGAAATAAAG GAGCTTAGTTTGAGGCACGAGGCTGAGCTACAGAAGCTTAGAGACGAGAACCACAATCTCGAGACTCACCATGCTAAAGAAATGTCTGTTTTTCAAACACAATTGACAAACTATAAACGCACCATCGAGTCTCTTAAATTGGATCTTGTCACTCGTAAGGAAACCCATGCTAAGGATAAAGAGCTGCTTACCGAACAGATCAAACTTCATAAATTACAACTCGACGAGATGACAACCAAGTACATTGCAACCACTAGCGTTTTGGATTCTAAAGAGAGCATTGAACGATCATTGGAACAAGCGCTAAATGATGCAGCCACGCTTAGAACGGAAAACGAGTCACTCAAG TTCAAGCTAGATGATCTATCTTCGAGATACTCGGCCGCTCAGAGCTTGATTGAAAATAATCAAGTGCATGAAAGAACGTTGAGTAATAAGATTTTCACACTCGAAAAATCTCTATCGAGGCTGAGTGGCATTAGTTTTGCAGAGTTAGATCAAACAGCTTATCAGACTTTAGATGAAATGTCATTGCAGTATCAAATAACCAAGCAGAAATTAg AGGAAAAAGCAGTAATGGAAAAAGAGCTCGTTCAGAAAATCCAAGATCTCCAAGACCTTGTCTCCAAAACTAGAACTGAGCTCGAATCCGCAAATCTTGCCAAAGAAAGCTATGAAAAGCAAATCAAAGACATGAAAAACACTTGTGATCGCCTTAAATCCGAAATGAATTCTACTCTTGaacatcagcagcagcgattCTCTGCCGACAGTCTTGAAGTAACGCGTATGCCTAGTTGCGAATTTGAACAAGAGATCCTTGAGTTGAAGAAGACCATTGAAAAACGGGATGAGGAAACCGCTGAATACATCAAAAAGTTGGAAGAACTTGGAGGAATCAATCAGAGGCTTGTAGAGGAAAGCCAAAAGTTAAAGAATGGTTTAGCCACAGCTTACGCTCAATGCGCTGTTTTCGAGGAGAAATTGGACCAAACGTTAGGTTTCGGCGAAAGCAAACTTGACGATACGTCGGCGTTAATGGATCAGACTGCTTCTTCGAACGGCTCAACCTTTGATCTAGAAGAAGTTTTGCATAAACAGAGTAACTATAATAAGGTGCTATTAAAACTGGACTCCTGTAGAAAACAACTGGAGGATTTTGAACGTGAAAGGGCACAAATGCTACATAAACTTGAGGAACTTACTAAAGAAAAAGAggatattttaaaagaaaaagaagaactaTTGG TTGATgcaaaggaaaaagaagaacagCACCGcgaagaaattaaaattttaaagatgGAAGCTACGGCAGAGTCTAAGAAATTCAGACATTTACTTTCAAACTTTGAAGAAGGCAATGAAGGATTAAAGCAACTTAAAATAGAAATGGAGGAGAAACACGCCAAGGAGATGGAAGAGCTCAGAACATACTTCGAGCAAAAATGTCTACAAATGGAAAAACAATACTCTGAAGAGGTATTTAGTCAACAATCAAAAAAGATGTCCGATAATGATAGTGAAATCGAAGAATTAAATGAAGATTTGTACGTTGGCAGTGGGCCTGTAGAGTTAAGTGGCGGTGGTGACGCTTTag GTgttttagaaaaagaaataaaaagtgaTTCCTTCTCGGATTTTAAGGATAAGAAGCAAAATAATGTCTCAGAAGAAAAAATAGCGCAAATAGCTGCTGAGTATGAAGAAAAGTTAGAAAATCTAAGAAAACAATTACAAGAGGTGAAAGAAAAGTCTGGGCgtacaattttattaaaagctgTAAATCAG TTTTGTCAAACTGAGCAAAGCAGTACCGCGGCTGTGCAAGAAAGCTGTAACGAGCTGAACAAGCTGCGAGCGGACTACAATCGGCAACTTGAGGAACAAGTGGGACTTGCGCGCATCGACATCATCAATGCTTTACAAGAGCAGATTGAG GCTTTAATCACTGTTGAGTCTGAGTCAGATGAAAATTGGCCTACGGAGTTATTAGAGTTGCGAAATAAATTTACTAGTAATACAAAGAGAGAAATACAGGCTCTAAGAGAACGGCACGTACAAGAAATCAAATGCCTAAGAGAAGAGAGCAATAAAATTATCAATGGTCTTCACGATGAAATCAAAATAATCAAAGCTGAAACTCGTGAATCTTTGCAGAGcaatttaattaaagaaag GGATATACTTCACAAAACTTGCGCAACACTCAAGGGTCTTGTCAGTCAGCTTATAGGCTACTTTGCTGATTGTGAAGAGGAGCTTAACAATACTATTATCAGTGAAGTTCTTAAAAAGCAATCAACGCCTCGAATGGACAGCAGATCAGTCTTTGAGTGTGAACAAAGTGCCGCAAAAATCAAAAGGGTCCACTTTGCACCAAAATCGAATGAGATTGCTTCTATCGTCGGCAGTGATACTGACCTGCATGATCTAATCAATAGTGAAAAGGATGTCATGAAAATCTTGAAGAACGAGTTGGAGGCATCCTTGCAACGACTCAGGGCTGATAGTGCTAAGATTTTAAACACGTCATTCTCTGATTCCGAATCTTGGTCGACTGGGCTCGG TGACAGTCCAAGGGATAAACTTATTGAAGTCGAGAAATTACTTGCCGCCTTCCAAGAAGAAAATGAGCATCTCAAAGTTAAGGTCATTGAGTTGCAGCAGCGCGTAATTAtggctgaaaataaaaaagaagttaTCTCAGAGGGTTACGGTGAACAGGATGAATCGGTCcttgaagaagtagaagaggaTTTCTCACAGTTACAGGATCGAGCCAAGTATGTCGTAATGAATGGCTGTAACGATACTGTGTATCTTCTCCAACTGATCGACGAGCTCTGTAGACACGCAGATAAGAGCATAGACGAtataaagagagaaaaagaggacCTGCAACATCAA GTCTCATTAGTTCCTACTCCTACCCCAAACATTCACAAGGTTCGCAAAGTTAAG ATCGAGGCGGCGGACAAGCAGTTGCGATCGACGCGCAAGTTCCAGGAGGAGCAGGCAGTCGAGCGAGAGGCCGAGCGTGAAGAGGCCACCAAGCAGATAAAGCAACTCCAGGAACGGCTGCGCGAGCTTGAGCGAGAAAAGGACCGAGACTATCGAGAATACTGCATAGATTCCGCAGAG TCTGCGCTATCGCCTGCCTCGTCTTCCGCGGGCAGTTCTACGCTTCGACAGATCGATGAATCAGAGATCGATGTATCA GTGGAAACTCTTAAGATGCAGATGCACGATCTGGAGACAAAGAAGTTGAAGACAGAGAGTGAGCTGGAGGCCGCGGTGGAAAAGATTTGGGAGCTTCGCGAGGTCATCCGCGAATTGGAGCAACAGGTGACGGCGAGAGTTAATCGTGAAGATGTACTCAGTGGAAAGATTAAGCAGCTCGAGGAGGTTGTCGTGGCCCAGACCAAGAACCAGGAAGAGCTTGTGCAGGAGCTTGAGGTCCTCAAGTCTGGCAACGACAATAATCAACTAAGCGATCACATTGGCCATTTGCAG GAGGAATTACGCAAGCATCAGCTAAGCTCCGAACAGCTAACAGCCAATTCTTCAGCTTTAAAACAACTCCGGTTAGAGATTCGTGAGCTACAGTCTCAGCTAGACCGTAAAACTCGCGAGCTTGAATCGATGCATGTGTGCGGCTCTAGCCTCAGTCTTAGTCAGCCCAGTGAGGATGTGTCAATCCGCGAACAGATCGATGCAGCCCGATGCCCAACTCCAGACGATCCGACCTCACCtccaattttaccgcttgaCCACGTGCTCAAGCTCAAAGAGACGTTGCTCAAGCATTTTAGGGCCGAAGATGTGGCGCTCAAAAGGTTAAAAGATCTGGATATTCAGCTATCTAGCCTTCAG AGGCAGAACGAAGAGCTACTTGCGGAGCAGGAAATACTTCAGCAGACGACGTCGGAGCAGCTCTTCCAGATCGAGACGCTGCGCGCTCGGCTGGAACAGCAAAAGCAGAACGCTCCGTTTGCCCAGCGTCAAGCGACCTCCAGGCTCGAGACGCAGCTGTACGAGATTAACGACAGACTCGAGATTACCGAACGCGCTCTCAATGACAAGGATATAGAG CTGGCGGAAGTCAAAGATCAGCTTGAGCGCGTTAGCCGTTTGTTAGCAGAGAAGGAAACCGAAATCGCCAACGTCGTACAGTCGGAGAATGACGTTCTTCAGAAGTTGAAAAATAAGCTGGAAATTCTGGAAGAAGAGAACCATATGAtgcag GCAAAACTGAACAACCAAGAAAAAACACAGACGAATATGCCACAGCTGATTGACACAATGCTTACGGATAAAAACAACGAAATCGATCATCTCCGCGAGCAGTTAATGCAGCGTGAGAAACAGCTTGAAGTCTACTTTTCAATTGACGAAGCTCAGCTTCGTGAACTGCTGCGCCACAATGAGCATCAAAAGAATAGCGCGCGAACCTTAAGCGACATCCTTTCAATTAATTCCGAGTGTGAGGAAGTGGAGGCCATTCGAGAAGCGCCGAATTACACCAGACAGAACGTCTCAAATTTCAAGATTCCAAACTCAATAATACACTCATCAGGTGCATCCAAGAGAGATGTTGTTGATTTTTCACAAGGAATAGTAGATACACCCAAGGTGCCTATGTTGGAACTGGACTCACACAGTCAGTGCTCCGATGCCATTGGTTCCAATAACGAAATTTCAAAGGAC ATGGACAATCTACAAATGCATCCTCACGAGCAAGTTTCTTTAGCTCGAGTCTCTCCGACTCCGGACACCGATGCCGAAAATCAAAATGAATCTACGGCATCTGAAGATCATGATGGGTTCGTCTGTCCTCGTCATGGCAAGGTCAATAATAGTACTCGTAACGTCGAAGAAACAGTACTTAATGAAACCATCACCGTTCAGCGCATCCAAGAACTCGAAGCTCATCTTCACGAGATCAAGGAAGAGCTAGGAGCCAAAAGTGTCGCATTGAACCAGAGAGATGCTGAACTTCTTGAGATACAGAGCCATCTCGAACAGTTGCAGGAAAATATTGAGTCTCTCAACGAGGATAGATTATATTACAAATCAGAGTATGAGAAAACGAAGGAAAGTGAGTTGAAGATACAACGAGACCTGGAAGAAGTAGAAAacactttgaaaaaaaagactgAGGAACTCGAAGATTTTAAGGAGAAAATTCAGgtgaatgaaaaaattctgACTGAGGAGGCAAAACGGTGCAAGCGCAGTGAAGCAACTTTACAAGAAAAACTCAAAGAGATCACTAACTTGAAGGAAATCATTTCGGAGAAAGACATTACTATTGAGACCCTTCAGGCACGCAATACAGAAATCGATAATGAAAATAAGGAACTGTATGAGTACAGACGAAAGCTTGAATCCTACCAACAGGAAATCACCGAATGCCAAAATGAGATACAAAGGCTGAGCGAAGGATTGAACAGCCGTGACCAAATGATTCGCAGGTTAGAGGAAATGGCAAGGAGAAGTAGCTTGTCTGGAGGATCATCACCGAGCGAAAAAGATCAGGAGATTTTCCATTTGCAAGAGTATCTCAAG GAAAAAGACAAAGTCATCCGACAGATGAGTGACGATAGCAAGAGCTTACATCGAGCTCTTGAAACTATTCAGAGCAAGATGAAAGAATCTGGTAATGTTGTAGAACTCCGAAGAAAACTTAAAGATGAGCGCAGGAGTAACGTTGAGTTAACAGAAGAGATTGCCAAGTTGCGAACAGAAGTGGAAATGTTAAGCAGTTCCAGGCGAGCCGAAGAGGATAACGATATCGCAGAAATGGTACAACGCGAGCTAAACTTGTCGGCGAGACTGGATCAGCAGCTGCTCAATGTCATCGATAGCGAACCAGAGGATAGAATGAAGAGAATGAAGTGCAACGATCTTAAGCAGGCTAATAAAGAAATCGATGAACTTAATAGGTTTAAGGATGATCTGGAGATTGAGCGTGAGATGCTGAGATCTCAG ATTGCTGAATATGAAAATAGAATAATGCAACTAAAGGGCGATGCCGAAGAAGAATCCCTGAGAATTGCAAAAATGGAAGAGGAACTTGCAAGAGAAAGACACTTAGTAAGGTCATTGCAACTGCAATTGCAAAGGGAAAAGAATTCGGCAGAAGAAAACAAGGTTAGGGATACCGAGTTAATAAGCTTACTGAGGATAAAACTAGACGAAGCATTGGAAGTTAGAGACAGGCTTTTGATGGAACAGAAGAGTCACGAGGTAATGAACACCTTGAAAGATCAAAATAGAAAAGATATACCAG ATTTTGGAACCGAGTTTGTAGATTTTGAGAAGCAAAGATTAGAACTCGCGAAAAAACTAGAGGCAGAACAACATAAGTACGCAGAAGCCCAAGAAATCATTAAGAAATTAGAATCCGAGAAAGATCGTATTCAGAAACAATACGAACTTGCCGAAGCAGAAATTGAGAAGCTGACGAGTAGTTTAGATCTGGCAGATTGTGTCAAGGATCAAATGAAATCAGACTTGCGCAAAGCTAGGGAAGAGCTTAAAGCTAAGAACAAAGAATGCGACTGGCAAAAGTCGATCCTTAAAACCATGAGCGAAGCTGATAGCAAGAGAAACCAGCAAAGAACCAGTGATCATTCCGAGTTGAAAAACCTTAGAAGAGAACTTAAGAATGCCCAAGAAGTCATT AATGACTTTGAAGCTGATATGAAAACCCTAAAGGAGCAACTGTCTGAATCTGCTGAGCGCGAAGCACAATTGAGTCGTTGCATTGAGACTTTGACGGACAAAGAGACTGAACTCACGGAGCAGCTCAGCGCCGCTAAGGCTGAAGACAAAAAGTTAAGGGATATTATAGCGGACCAGCAAAACGAACTACAATTGTATCTTAGAAGAGAGATCGAACTTTCTGAAGAACTAAAAAGGGAGCGGCTGTctccaaataaaaataactcaCCTAGTAAAGTATTGCAGAGAGTAAAG GATCTTAATTCTACAATTGAAAGACTATCACAAGAGAAGGTACATTTGTATGAGAAAATATCGCATCTACGAGAGGAAAATGAGAGATATCTAGATCAAATAAGGTTCTTAGAAACTCAGCTCTCGCTAAAGAACAAGGGTTATTCAAATGCTGTGAGCAGAAATGATACCGAAGAAAAA TTGCAACACTTCTACGGTAAGTACTTGCGTTCTGATAGTCGCCGTAAGGCCCTGATATACCAGAAGCACTATCTGGTCTGCATAATTGCGGGCTACCAGCTCCTAGAAGAGAATACCTTCGCCTTCCTTGCTCAACTAACACAGACACAGCGCACATACGCACGTCGTGGTATGCACAGGCATCATGCTCGTGTCAGATTCCGTAGTGCAGTATTGGTGGTTATCAGCCTTCAGCGGATGAAATGGCTGATATTACGATGGAGAACAGGACGAAGAGTTGGTGCAAACGTCGTTTTGGGAAACATAGAGAGACCGGCCATTACACAACCTATTAGACATAGGAgcgcgggagcgatgacaggACACTCACCGCCAGTTAAAGAAAGAGCTACCACAAA AATTTGCTTTCAGTGGAACTAG